GTGAGCACCACCGTGGTGGTCGCCGACGACCAGCCGATGGTGCGCGCCGGGCTGCGCTCGCTGCTGGAGGGGGAGGACGACGTCGTCGTCGTGGCCGAGGCGGTCGACGGGGAGCAGGCGCTGGCCGCCGTCCGCAGGCACCGCCCCGACGTCGTCCTCATGGACATCCGCATGCCGCGGCTCGACGGGCTGGCCGCCACCCGGCAGCTGGTCGCGGAGGGATCGCCGACCCGGGTGCTCGTGCTGACCACCTTCGACCTCGACGAGTACGTGTTCGACGCGCTGCGGGCCGGCGCGAGCGGCTTCCTGCTCAAGGACGCCACCGCCGAGGAACTGGTGGCGGCGGTGCGCACCCTCGCCGCCGGCGAGGCGGTCCTGGCGCCCGCGGTGACCCGGCGGGTGATCGAGGCGTTCGGCCGCGCCCCCCGGCCGGACGGCGGGCTGGCCGCCAGGCTGGCGGCGCTGAGCCCCCGGGAGGTCGAGGTGCTGCGCTGCCTGGCCCGCGGGTCGAGCAACGCCGAGGTGGCCGCCGAGCTGTTCATCAGCGACGCGACGGCGAAGACCCACGTCAGCAACGTGCTGACCAAGCTGGGGTTGCGCGACCGCGTGCAGGCGGTGGTGTTCGCCTACGAGTCCGGTCTGCTGACACGGGGCAGCTGACCGGCTCCCGGGCTCAGGGGGC
This window of the Geodermatophilus sp. DSM 44513 genome carries:
- a CDS encoding response regulator transcription factor → MSTTVVVADDQPMVRAGLRSLLEGEDDVVVVAEAVDGEQALAAVRRHRPDVVLMDIRMPRLDGLAATRQLVAEGSPTRVLVLTTFDLDEYVFDALRAGASGFLLKDATAEELVAAVRTLAAGEAVLAPAVTRRVIEAFGRAPRPDGGLAARLAALSPREVEVLRCLARGSSNAEVAAELFISDATAKTHVSNVLTKLGLRDRVQAVVFAYESGLLTRGS